CCCCGACGACGCGCTCGGCGCGAGCTCCACCGGCGTCGGCGATCCGCGCATCGCCGCCCGCTTCGCGGAGGCGGTGTCGTCCTCCGTCGCGCTCGGCGGGCAGCTCGGCCTGCGCGTCCCCGGCGCGGAGGCGCCGTCGGTCCGCTTCGACGCGAGCAGCGTCGACGCGCACGCGCTCGCGACGATCGCGCCGCCGGGCGCCGATCTCGCGATCGCCTTCGACGTCGGCTACCGCTTCGATCGCAGCGCCGAGGTCGTCGCGAACCCCGCCCGCGTCCGCCGCGGCGATCGCATCGCGCTCCACGCGAGCGACTTCGACGCGATCCTCCTCGGCGCCGGCGCGAGCAAGCGCGTCGGCCGCCTCGAGCTCCTCGGCGAGCTCACGTGGGAGCCGCTCCTCGGATCGAACGCGCCGTCGCCGCTCGCGTCGCCGTTCCGCTTCGGCGCCGGCACGCGCGTGCAGATCAGCGATCCGGGGGTGACGCCGGAGGGGATCCAGGCGGAGCTCCGCGCCGAGATCGGCCTCGGACGGAGGCCCGGCACGCTGCCGGCCGATCCGCTCGCGCCGCTCGAGCCGCGCGTCGCCTTCGTCCTCGGCTTCCGCTTCACGCGCGCGCCCGCGCGCCCGACCGCGGAGCCCGCCCCGCCGCCGCCGCCGCCGGTCGCGCCGCCGCCGTCCACGCCGCCGCCCGTCGCGCCGGTCGCGACCGGCACCGTCCGCGGGAAGATCACCGGCGATCGCGGCGAGCCGATCGCGAACGCGCAGGTCGGCGTCGGTGACAAGAGCGTGACGACGGGGCCCGACGGCTCCTTCACGATCGAGCTCCCTGCCGGCAAGGCTTCGCTCACGGTGAAGGCGACAGGCTATGAAGACTCTGTGATGGACGTCGAGGTCGTCGCCGGCGCCGCCGCCACCGCGAGCGTCACCGCGAAGCACACGATCAAGCCCGGGCAGCTCCGCGGCCTCGTGCGCGCCTTCAGCGGCAAGCCGCTCGCCGCGACGATCCGCGTCGAGCCGATCGGCGTCGAGACGAAGACCGACGCCGACGGCGTGTTCCAGGTCGACGTGCCGCCCGGATCGTACGAGGTCGTCGTCCAGGCGGAGGGCTTCGCCGGCCAGCGCCGCCGCATGCAGGTCGAGGAGAACGGCGTCACGATCCTGAACGCGGACCTGCGGCCAGGGAAATGAGCCGCCACCTCGCCCTGCTGCTCT
This Labilithrix sp. DNA region includes the following protein-coding sequences:
- a CDS encoding carboxypeptidase regulatory-like domain-containing protein — protein: MTLLSWFLPAGARADEVASFVGAGPAGLPALARVNVAAPRRPLQITAAASGGYGYTEAQPGESGAHHRGFGTLGVGVQPLRFLSGSISLEGRYDKHPDDALGASSTGVGDPRIAARFAEAVSSSVALGGQLGLRVPGAEAPSVRFDASSVDAHALATIAPPGADLAIAFDVGYRFDRSAEVVANPARVRRGDRIALHASDFDAILLGAGASKRVGRLELLGELTWEPLLGSNAPSPLASPFRFGAGTRVQISDPGVTPEGIQAELRAEIGLGRRPGTLPADPLAPLEPRVAFVLGFRFTRAPARPTAEPAPPPPPPVAPPPSTPPPVAPVATGTVRGKITGDRGEPIANAQVGVGDKSVTTGPDGSFTIELPAGKASLTVKATGYEDSVMDVEVVAGAAATASVTAKHTIKPGQLRGLVRAFSGKPLAATIRVEPIGVETKTDADGVFQVDVPPGSYEVVVQAEGFAGQRRRMQVEENGVTILNADLRPGK